Proteins encoded by one window of Ignavibacteriota bacterium:
- a CDS encoding PAS domain-containing sensor histidine kinase — MERIVDSAKNSIFNDYAEIEKSLKNIDSKTGESIRKLINELYVQQIELENQNEELRNIQSEIEIIKNEYFDLYNNAPVGYLVLDDKAIIHKSNISFQNYLGLSASEILNKPLNNFIVEKEDFLSVYHSFFNHPKNKMFDYQFSGASNKTFYGRIIASDFNNSVFIKNNVKKILVIVNDITIQKVFENKMQEFVLNKSKFISSIAHDIRNPLNSILGYAKFLLDEKDKLDTNEIQDCLISINSVSKNLYHFIDNFLDLSKINFDLENISLTNLNQNLILDEVLNLTSKAAAIKNITINFHRKDNFYCLCDKFMISTVYRNVISNSIKFTNNGGKIDIHCEYKDNLAAITISDNGIGMNEDIIKSIDDNGIIESTEGTNNENGSGFGLRICKEYIEKMTGKIAVSSEKNKGTIFTIILPTRKIKG; from the coding sequence ATGGAAAGGATTGTTGATTCAGCGAAAAATTCTATATTTAATGATTATGCTGAAATTGAAAAAAGCCTAAAAAACATTGACTCAAAAACAGGTGAAAGTATTCGTAAACTTATTAACGAATTATATGTTCAGCAGATTGAATTAGAAAATCAAAATGAAGAATTAAGAAATATTCAAAGTGAAATTGAAATAATAAAAAATGAGTACTTTGATTTATATAATAATGCGCCGGTCGGTTATTTGGTATTGGATGATAAAGCGATAATACACAAAAGTAATATATCTTTCCAAAATTATCTCGGTTTATCTGCTTCGGAAATTCTGAATAAACCTTTGAATAATTTTATAGTTGAGAAGGAAGACTTTCTTAGTGTATATCATTCCTTCTTCAATCATCCGAAGAATAAAATGTTTGATTACCAATTTTCTGGCGCTTCTAACAAAACATTTTACGGGAGAATTATTGCCAGCGATTTTAATAATTCCGTTTTTATAAAAAATAATGTTAAGAAAATACTGGTTATTGTAAATGATATTACAATTCAAAAAGTGTTTGAAAACAAAATGCAAGAATTTGTTTTAAATAAATCTAAATTTATTTCAAGTATTGCTCATGATATCAGAAATCCGCTTAACTCTATTTTGGGATATGCAAAATTTCTGTTGGATGAAAAGGATAAATTGGATACTAACGAAATTCAAGATTGTCTTATTTCAATTAATTCGGTTAGTAAAAATTTATATCATTTTATCGATAATTTTCTTGATTTATCAAAAATTAATTTTGATTTGGAAAATATATCACTCACAAATCTCAATCAAAATTTAATTCTTGATGAAGTTCTAAATCTGACGAGCAAAGCGGCAGCAATAAAGAATATTACGATAAATTTTCATCGCAAGGATAATTTTTACTGTCTCTGCGATAAATTCATGATTTCAACTGTTTATCGTAATGTAATTTCCAATTCAATTAAATTCACAAATAACGGCGGTAAAATTGATATTCATTGCGAATACAAAGATAATCTTGCGGCAATAACAATATCGGATAATGGAATTGGAATGAATGAAGACATTATTAAAAGTATTGATGATAACGGAATAATTGAATCGACAGAAGGAACGAATAATGAAAACGGTTCCGGTTTTGGATTAAGAATTTGTAAAGAATACATAGAAAAAATGACGGGTAAAATAGCGGTTTCAAGCGAAAAGAATAAAGGTACAATTTTTACAATTATACTTCCAACAAGAAAAATAAAAGGATAA
- a CDS encoding PAS domain S-box protein, which yields MSNTDNSELRKTALNKLSEKEYEFELLSQKEFKEIIHELKVHQIELEIQNEELRIAQEKLEESKQNYYHLFNNAPIGYILLDSTGTILNANLEMQNILNLNLSEIKNKPFNLFLSAGDSNKFLSIYNAFFKKPDNKVFRFRAKDRQIQIFGKHHEIIHDNKNQKVLFVNVVDITELEKAHSKIAASELKYHEIFNNANDAIFISDPKTYQIIECNDNACKMCDFTEEEFNNINLTNFFAGEDKNQIIKKYKEILILNRFSNQRCKVITKNGNGIPLEISASLVKIDQHEFVLSIARNMTEHEKMIKQIEKDAALYSSIIHTALEGFLIFDVDDKIQDVNNAACEMLGYSNSEIIGLDIKSILDEKDFNKIINSQTNKTDENKYQIFLKRKDENLVNVEISISSIKNGDVKVFVAFLRDITIEVINKNIFKKRLELYEFAAYNNIDEVMRKALDFSEELTNSKVSFWHHIDDKEENVILQQWSTKTKEQNCLVNEKYHNSSLSKAGFWADCVRNRKTIVVNDYDKSTQKNALPEGHTDLIRQLIVPVFKEEKIVAIIGVGNKPTNYIDPDITTLELFGNVIWTIYEKQFAKETLIKSEQKNKAIVGVLPDLLFEFSKTGIFLNYNCSDYSKLFLPPEKFMNKNINEVLPKEIAFLLQNKINDAFNSEEMISFEYSNFVENVYQYFAVRMVKFTQNSVLCFMRDITEKQIAKELIIESEEKFSKVFFNSPLIKTIIDIKTDKFIDVNKSFEKITGFSKKESIGKTALEIGLIKIEDRKKIFKELDEKGNVRNFRLNLYRKDGTSFICNYIIEIITIAGKDLFLTLAEDITDKIKAENELDQYKNNLENMVNERTEQLKDANFKLENEIKKTKQAEKIVLDALEKEKELSKLKSQFMSMASHEFRTPLTTIYSASELIETYTNQDDKENVVKHTKKIQESVDKMVDLLGEILMLSKNEKNKIELNTSLTDLSDLLKNIAVEAEYKKRSNQNIILENNLSKNEFNVDAKIINHILTNLLMNSIKYSNNNSTIILTVIDKDEKIFFYVCDNGKGIDKNDWNLIFEPFYRGENASNIEGTGLGLSIVKTFVEIHKGEIKVEPNNNGGVCFKVIIPIIL from the coding sequence ATGTCCAATACCGATAATTCTGAATTAAGGAAAACAGCATTAAACAAACTAAGTGAAAAAGAATATGAATTTGAATTGCTGAGTCAAAAAGAATTTAAGGAAATTATTCACGAATTAAAAGTTCATCAGATTGAGCTTGAAATTCAAAATGAAGAATTGAGAATTGCTCAGGAAAAATTAGAGGAAAGCAAACAAAATTATTATCATTTATTTAACAACGCGCCTATCGGCTACATACTTCTTGATTCTACGGGCACAATTCTAAACGCAAATTTAGAAATGCAGAATATATTAAATTTGAATTTATCGGAAATAAAAAATAAACCTTTTAATTTATTTTTATCGGCAGGAGATTCAAATAAATTTTTGAGTATTTATAACGCCTTTTTTAAGAAACCGGATAATAAAGTATTTAGGTTTCGCGCAAAAGATAGGCAGATTCAAATTTTTGGAAAGCATCACGAAATAATACATGATAATAAAAATCAGAAAGTACTTTTTGTAAATGTGGTTGATATAACGGAATTGGAAAAAGCTCATTCAAAAATTGCCGCGAGCGAACTTAAATATCACGAAATTTTCAACAATGCAAATGACGCAATTTTCATTAGTGATCCTAAAACGTACCAAATTATTGAGTGCAATGACAACGCGTGCAAAATGTGTGATTTTACGGAAGAAGAGTTTAACAATATAAATCTTACCAATTTTTTCGCCGGTGAAGATAAAAATCAAATAATTAAAAAATATAAAGAAATACTAATTCTAAATAGATTTTCAAATCAGCGCTGCAAAGTAATTACCAAAAACGGCAACGGTATTCCTTTGGAAATTAGCGCTTCATTAGTCAAAATTGATCAACATGAATTTGTTTTATCAATAGCGAGAAATATGACAGAGCATGAGAAAATGATAAAGCAAATTGAAAAGGACGCTGCATTATACAGTTCAATTATTCATACTGCGCTTGAAGGTTTTCTCATATTTGATGTTGATGATAAAATTCAAGACGTTAACAATGCCGCATGTGAAATGCTGGGTTATTCGAATTCGGAAATTATTGGACTCGACATAAAATCAATACTTGATGAAAAAGATTTTAATAAAATTATCAATTCGCAAACCAACAAAACCGATGAAAATAAATATCAAATATTTCTTAAAAGAAAAGATGAAAATTTGGTAAACGTTGAAATTAGTATTTCATCAATAAAAAACGGAGATGTAAAAGTTTTTGTAGCTTTTCTGCGTGATATAACTATTGAAGTAATTAATAAAAATATATTTAAGAAAAGATTAGAACTTTATGAATTCGCGGCTTATAATAACATTGATGAAGTTATGCGGAAAGCACTTGATTTTTCGGAGGAACTTACAAATAGCAAAGTATCATTTTGGCATCACATTGATGATAAAGAAGAAAATGTTATTCTACAGCAGTGGTCAACAAAAACAAAAGAACAAAATTGTTTGGTTAATGAAAAATATCATAATTCAAGTTTAAGTAAAGCAGGATTTTGGGCTGATTGCGTAAGGAACAGAAAAACAATTGTTGTTAATGATTACGATAAGTCAACTCAAAAAAATGCTTTGCCCGAGGGACATACTGATTTAATTAGACAATTAATTGTACCTGTTTTTAAGGAAGAAAAAATTGTGGCAATAATTGGTGTTGGAAACAAACCTACAAACTATATTGATCCTGATATTACAACACTGGAATTATTTGGGAATGTAATTTGGACAATATATGAAAAACAATTTGCCAAGGAAACATTAATAAAAAGCGAACAAAAAAATAAAGCTATTGTTGGTGTATTACCTGACCTACTATTTGAATTTAGTAAAACCGGGATATTCTTAAATTACAATTGCAGTGATTATTCAAAGTTATTTCTTCCTCCTGAAAAATTTATGAATAAAAATATTAATGAAGTTCTACCGAAAGAAATTGCTTTTCTTTTGCAGAATAAAATTAATGATGCGTTCAATTCTGAGGAGATGATTAGCTTTGAATATTCTAACTTTGTTGAAAATGTTTACCAGTATTTTGCAGTTAGAATGGTAAAATTTACGCAGAATTCTGTTTTATGTTTTATGAGAGACATTACTGAAAAGCAAATTGCTAAAGAATTAATTATTGAATCGGAAGAGAAATTTTCCAAAGTGTTTTTCAATAGCCCGTTAATAAAAACAATAATTGATATCAAAACCGATAAGTTTATTGACGTTAATAAAAGTTTTGAAAAAATTACCGGGTTTTCAAAAAAGGAATCAATCGGAAAAACCGCTTTGGAAATCGGTTTAATAAAAATTGAAGACAGAAAAAAAATATTTAAGGAACTTGATGAAAAAGGCAATGTACGAAATTTTAGATTGAACTTATACAGGAAGGACGGAACTTCGTTTATATGTAATTATATTATTGAGATTATAACAATTGCCGGTAAAGATTTATTCTTGACTTTAGCCGAAGATATAACCGATAAAATTAAAGCCGAAAATGAATTGGATCAATATAAAAATAACTTGGAAAATATGGTTAATGAAAGAACGGAACAGTTAAAAGACGCGAATTTCAAGTTGGAAAATGAAATTAAAAAAACTAAACAAGCGGAAAAAATTGTTTTGGACGCTTTGGAAAAGGAAAAGGAACTGAGCAAATTAAAATCACAATTTATGTCAATGGCTTCACATGAATTCAGAACACCTTTAACCACAATATACAGCGCTTCTGAGCTAATTGAAACATATACTAACCAAGATGATAAAGAAAATGTAGTAAAGCACACAAAAAAAATTCAAGAATCTGTTGACAAAATGGTTGATTTGCTTGGTGAAATATTAATGTTAAGCAAAAATGAAAAAAATAAAATAGAACTAAATACGTCTTTAACTGACCTAAGTGATTTATTAAAAAATATTGCTGTCGAAGCGGAATATAAAAAGAGAAGCAATCAAAATATTATTTTGGAAAATAATCTTTCGAAAAATGAATTTAATGTTGATGCAAAAATTATAAATCATATACTTACAAATCTATTAATGAATTCAATAAAGTATTCAAATAATAATTCAACCATTATTTTAACTGTAATTGATAAGGATGAAAAAATATTTTTCTATGTATGCGATAACGGAAAAGGAATTGATAAGAACGATTGGAATTTAATTTTTGAGCCGTTTTACAGAGGTGAAAATGCATCAAACATTGAGGGTACGGGATTAGGCTTAAGCATAGTTAAAACTTTTGTTGAAATACACAAAGGTGAAATTAAAGTTGAACCAAATAATAACGGCGGAGTATGTTTCAAAGTAATTATTCCCATAATTTTATAA
- a CDS encoding response regulator: MENKKYCILILEDDKDVRDSLKEILQLNNYQVMVAENVKEALSTLEKVKPDLILSDIVMPELSGLEFLEKIRTIPVLFNIPFIFLTAQSESNKIREGMNLGADDFITKPFKVNDLLRSVKLRLEKKTFLDEKIDLTLKGITKYVPHELRTPLVAILGYPQLIKENFDEYDKPQIFEMLDNIYHGSKRLLNTLEKFIIYSDITSNKISEEHHEDSLTNNLENLVANVFEQIILTNERKNNFCKLIEESILEINCVHLSTIIKQLLENAFKFSEEGEQVTIIGKINNDKYLFEIIDKGIGFPKEFIHKIGPFVQFNRENNQQLGNGLGLAIANSLLEQFNSKIKIEENIDKGTKVSFELKIAK; this comes from the coding sequence ATGGAAAATAAAAAATATTGTATTCTAATCCTTGAAGACGATAAGGATGTAAGAGATTCGCTTAAAGAAATATTACAGCTGAATAACTATCAAGTTATGGTTGCCGAAAATGTTAAAGAAGCATTGTCAACACTTGAAAAAGTTAAACCCGACTTAATATTATCTGACATAGTTATGCCCGAATTATCCGGTTTGGAATTTCTTGAAAAAATTAGGACTATTCCCGTTTTATTTAACATACCTTTTATTTTCTTGACTGCTCAATCAGAAAGTAACAAGATTAGAGAAGGGATGAATTTAGGAGCCGATGATTTTATAACAAAACCATTTAAAGTTAATGATCTTTTGAGATCAGTAAAACTTCGACTTGAAAAGAAAACTTTTTTAGATGAAAAAATAGACTTGACGTTAAAAGGCATAACTAAATATGTTCCTCACGAATTGAGAACTCCTTTAGTAGCTATTTTAGGTTATCCGCAGTTGATAAAAGAAAATTTTGATGAGTATGACAAACCGCAAATATTTGAGATGCTTGATAATATTTATCATGGCAGTAAAAGGCTTTTGAATACTTTAGAGAAATTTATAATCTATTCCGATATTACATCAAATAAAATTAGTGAAGAACATCATGAAGACTCATTAACAAACAATTTAGAGAACCTTGTAGCAAACGTATTTGAACAGATTATTTTGACAAATGAGCGAAAAAATAATTTTTGCAAATTGATTGAAGAAAGTATATTGGAGATTAATTGTGTTCACCTTTCAACAATAATAAAACAGCTTTTAGAAAACGCATTTAAATTTTCCGAGGAAGGGGAACAAGTAACTATAATTGGGAAAATAAATAATGATAAATATTTATTTGAAATAATTGATAAAGGTATTGGATTTCCTAAAGAATTCATTCATAAAATTGGACCGTTTGTGCAATTTAACCGTGAAAATAATCAGCAGCTTGGCAACGGACTTGGATTGGCAATAGCAAATAGTCTATTGGAACAATTTAATAGTAAAATTAAAATTGAAGAAAATATTGATAAGGGAACGAAAGTAAGTTTTGAATTAAAAATAGCCAAATAA
- a CDS encoding T9SS type A sorting domain-containing protein, protein MFIRILIIILIISNVIMAQEYTKIFYKNEIGNEINYLDSVTYERTNGMELKLIFNYNNENQLDSVFSLWFINGNWDIEFRDVFTYSDKGKVINQQKDIEEEGQYYFWRKYYYTYDENGNLETEISSEDKSKYLYTYNDRNKLVKKEHQYFIDDTVNYITTEETTLMYDNDDKIIYELFKIISPEGEMINSSNMSFNYDSNGRLLTKISQIWQNDNWGNDTKYSFVYDKDNLVQVAMDNWWDSTWNVSLKTTYLYDIFNNKTSKESYYYTNGNWIKSGFELYKFSNSTLDSIESKYNSEGSEYYGDTGFYILGPTDKSYQIYGTKFKLYFNKLTNVSESHSIQDKFQLYQNYPNPFNPTTKIKYSIPSNVKNEAPNVKLIVYDILGREVQIIVNQKQSPGNYEVDFNANYLSSGIYFYKIQAGNYFDTKKMIFMK, encoded by the coding sequence ATGTTTATACGAATATTAATCATTATACTTATAATCTCAAATGTAATTATGGCTCAAGAATACACAAAAATATTCTATAAAAACGAAATCGGTAATGAAATAAATTATCTGGATAGTGTAACTTATGAACGTACAAATGGAATGGAACTAAAGTTGATATTTAATTATAATAATGAAAATCAGTTAGATTCTGTATTTTCTCTATGGTTTATTAATGGGAATTGGGATATTGAATTTAGAGATGTATTTACTTATTCAGATAAAGGAAAAGTTATCAATCAGCAAAAAGATATTGAAGAAGAAGGACAATATTATTTTTGGAGAAAATATTATTATACTTATGATGAAAACGGGAATTTAGAAACTGAAATATCTTCGGAGGATAAAAGCAAATATTTATACACTTATAACGATCGCAATAAACTTGTAAAAAAAGAACATCAATATTTTATTGATGATACAGTTAATTATATAACGACTGAAGAAACAACATTAATGTATGACAATGACGATAAAATAATATATGAGTTATTTAAAATAATATCACCCGAAGGTGAAATGATAAATTCATCGAATATGTCATTTAATTATGACTCCAATGGCAGATTACTGACTAAAATATCTCAAATATGGCAAAATGATAATTGGGGAAATGATACTAAATACTCGTTTGTTTATGACAAAGATAATCTTGTTCAAGTCGCAATGGATAATTGGTGGGATTCCACTTGGAATGTTTCTTTAAAAACAACATACTTATATGACATATTTAATAATAAAACAAGTAAAGAAAGTTATTATTATACAAACGGCAATTGGATTAAAAGCGGTTTTGAATTATATAAATTTAGTAACAGTACGTTAGACAGCATCGAAAGTAAATATAATAGCGAAGGTTCAGAATATTATGGAGATACAGGTTTTTATATACTTGGTCCAACCGATAAAAGTTACCAAATTTACGGAACAAAATTTAAATTATACTTTAATAAATTGACGAATGTCAGCGAATCCCATTCTATTCAGGATAAATTCCAACTGTATCAAAATTACCCGAATCCGTTTAACCCGACAACTAAAATAAAATACAGTATTCCGTCAAACGTTAAAAATGAAGCGCCAAATGTAAAATTGATTGTTTATGATATTCTTGGAAGGGAGGTTCAGATAATAGTGAATCAAAAACAAAGTCCCGGTAATTATGAAGTAGATTTTAACGCGAATTATTTAAGCAGTGGAATTTATTTTTATAAAATCCAAGCTGGAAATTATTTTGATACAAAGAAAATGATATTCATGAAATAA
- a CDS encoding response regulator transcription factor, translated as MISTAIIEDIKEIRIPIKEFLCDQEEILCNTSAGSVEEFFENYDKEIPPDVLLLDIGLPGISGLTAIQIIKEKLPKTEIIMLTVHEEAEIIFRALKSGASGYLLKSTKLSEIKNAVIEVSKGGAPMSPLIARKVVKYFDESRSSQNENFLSEREKQVVDFIVDGLSMKMIAANLNVTVDTIKYHCKNIYKKLQINSKGELISKSFRGEI; from the coding sequence ATGATAAGTACAGCAATAATTGAAGACATAAAAGAAATTAGAATTCCTATTAAAGAATTCCTATGTGACCAAGAGGAGATATTATGCAATACTTCCGCCGGATCAGTAGAGGAGTTTTTTGAAAATTATGATAAAGAAATTCCGCCGGACGTTTTACTATTAGATATTGGACTTCCCGGAATTTCCGGTCTTACCGCTATTCAAATTATTAAAGAAAAATTACCAAAAACAGAAATAATAATGTTGACAGTTCACGAGGAAGCCGAAATTATTTTTAGGGCTTTAAAATCGGGTGCCTCAGGGTATTTGTTGAAAAGTACAAAACTTTCTGAAATTAAAAACGCAGTAATAGAAGTTTCCAAAGGCGGCGCTCCAATGTCTCCGCTTATTGCCAGAAAAGTTGTTAAATATTTTGATGAATCAAGATCATCGCAAAACGAAAACTTTCTTTCAGAGCGTGAAAAACAAGTCGTTGATTTTATTGTGGATGGTCTAAGTATGAAAATGATTGCGGCAAATTTAAATGTAACGGTTGATACAATAAAGTATCATTGCAAAAACATTTACAAAAAACTTCAAATAAACTCCAAAGGTGAGCTAATCTCAAAATCATTTCGAGGAGAAATCTGA
- a CDS encoding tail fiber domain-containing protein, with product MRQKIQNSLFNQENKVVQYDHHITFSVIMLVILIFSYIQISAQDGNRNKINDKSISDKINSTAVTGDVINFKDESNNSLIKITDEGNAGSIELPNVGSILSGNKLYNNGGGLFWGSSAIGTGASDINSLSDAKYDGSSIFLGFDAGINDDGTNANTAIGKSALNQNTVGTANTAVGWEVLSFNTIGFDNTAIGHVSLHLNVDGKHNTAIGTNVMYSNTIGNYNTAVGLSSLMNNIAGSNGVAIGYESQRNSNKTSTAFINYNTSVGYQSLYGGPNFFSNTGNYNTTIGYQSLFSNVSGNYNTASGYQSLTNNTSGDNNTSIGYSALSNNTTGDNNTANGAGALYSNTSGNFNTANGYSSLYTNETGFANTANGYNALLLNINGDYNTANGSDALYSNAAGNSNTAIGSIALQFNTIGNSNTAIGVGALNRNTIGTNNVGVGMHANSNNLEGSYNTIIGYEAGKGTSTHNKSGNVFIGYRAGYSETNDNRLYIENSSADSALIWGNFNNRRVVINGNGDDGNTTFTFYVNGKSGGSTSWNNLSDERLKKNISTIPNALDKVKNLRGVNYEWKDPKKYENGLQMGFIAQEANEVIPEVVDDSGEYYSMQYAPITALLVEAIKDQQKIIENMKVENSEFDARLSKIENYLKAKSLVNINN from the coding sequence ATGAGACAAAAAATCCAAAATAGTTTATTTAATCAAGAAAATAAAGTTGTTCAATATGATCATCACATTACCTTTTCGGTAATAATGTTAGTAATTCTAATATTTTCATATATCCAAATATCAGCTCAAGATGGAAATCGAAACAAAATAAATGATAAATCAATATCGGATAAAATAAATTCGACGGCTGTAACCGGGGATGTAATTAATTTTAAGGATGAATCAAATAATTCGCTTATCAAAATTACAGATGAAGGAAATGCGGGATCAATTGAATTACCAAATGTTGGAAGTATACTATCAGGAAATAAATTGTATAACAATGGCGGTGGTTTATTTTGGGGAAGTAGTGCAATTGGTACCGGAGCAAGTGATATTAATAGCTTATCGGATGCTAAATATGATGGTTCAAGTATATTCTTAGGCTTTGATGCCGGGATAAATGATGATGGAACAAACGCAAATACAGCAATTGGGAAAAGTGCGTTAAATCAAAATACAGTCGGTACAGCCAATACTGCTGTTGGCTGGGAAGTACTTAGCTTTAATACAATTGGATTTGATAATACCGCTATTGGTCATGTCTCACTTCATTTAAATGTTGATGGTAAGCATAACACTGCAATAGGCACTAATGTGATGTATTCTAACACTATCGGTAATTATAACACTGCGGTTGGATTGTCATCATTAATGAATAACATTGCCGGAAGTAATGGAGTTGCAATTGGTTATGAATCACAGAGAAATTCTAATAAAACTTCAACTGCTTTTATTAATTATAATACAAGTGTTGGTTATCAGAGTTTATATGGCGGTCCAAATTTTTTTTCTAATACTGGTAATTATAATACAACAATTGGTTACCAATCATTATTTTCAAATGTTAGTGGTAATTATAATACAGCAAGTGGCTATCAATCTCTAACAAATAACACTTCTGGAGACAATAATACATCAATTGGATACTCAGCTCTTTCAAATAATACTACAGGAGATAATAACACAGCAAACGGAGCCGGAGCGCTTTATTCAAACACTTCTGGAAATTTTAATACTGCAAATGGTTATAGTTCACTTTATACAAATGAAACGGGATTCGCAAATACAGCAAATGGCTATAATGCACTTTTACTAAATATTAATGGTGATTATAATACTGCAAATGGTTCGGATGCACTTTATTCCAACGCAGCAGGCAACAGTAATACAGCAATAGGTTCAATAGCTCTTCAGTTTAATACAATCGGAAATAGTAATACAGCAATAGGTGTTGGCGCTCTTAATAGAAATACTATTGGTACTAATAATGTTGGAGTTGGAATGCACGCTAATTCTAATAACTTGGAAGGTTCTTACAATACAATAATAGGATATGAAGCAGGTAAGGGCACAAGTACTCATAATAAAAGCGGAAATGTATTTATAGGTTATCGAGCAGGTTATAGCGAAACAAATGATAATAGATTATACATTGAAAATTCAAGTGCAGATTCTGCATTAATTTGGGGGAATTTTAATAATAGAAGAGTAGTAATTAATGGAAATGGTGATGACGGAAATACTACTTTTACTTTTTACGTAAATGGTAAATCCGGTGGAAGTACTTCATGGAATAACTTAAGCGATGAAAGGCTTAAGAAAAATATTTCTACAATTCCAAATGCATTGGATAAAGTTAAAAATTTGCGTGGCGTAAATTATGAATGGAAAGATCCGAAAAAATATGAGAATGGCTTGCAAATGGGATTTATTGCACAAGAGGCAAATGAAGTAATCCCCGAAGTTGTAGACGATAGTGGTGAATACTATTCAATGCAGTATGCTCCAATTACAGCTTTATTGGTTGAAGCAATTAAAGATCAGCAAAAAATAATTGAAAATATGAAGGTTGAAAATTCAGAATTTGATGCCAGATTGAGTAAAATAGAGAATTATCTTAAAGCAAAATCCTTAGTTAATATCAATAATTAA